CAGATCCAGTGCAGCAATGTCAGGACGGCGGCCGGATAGACAAGCCGTTGCAGTTTTTTCCATCCTGCCCGCAGCAAACGCATCGACCTGTCATTACTGGTCAGTGCAAGCGGCAGCATGAGAAGGAAGGCGGCCCATCCGGTCCAGATACCCGGCGCCAGCCACTCGGCAAGGATATCGTCCAGATTACCCATGTCGATCAGGTAAAAGACCAGATGCAGAACCGCATAGATAAAGGCGGCAACACCAATGGCACGGCGGCGGACAACCAGCCATTGCAGCCATTTCTGCGCGCCCAAAAGCGAAACGAGCGGAGACAGGATCATCGCGAAGATCATCAGCCGCGCCGACCATTCTCCGGTGGGGTGGATCATGTCCATCATGTCGATCCGGCCCAGCGAAAATTCAAACAGCAGCGCCAATGCCGGCAGACCCAGCACTATCCAGAACAGAATCCTATTATTGATAATCGTTCTCATTAGCGCATCGCTAACCCGCTCCCGCCTTGCGATCAAGCCTTTTTCGGCATTTACCATTTGTTAACCAAGAATAGTGCAGGAATGCCGTCATGTCGCGTAGCATCGCCATTCTTTTGCTCGCCCTTTTGGTCACCGCTTGCGGCGGCCGTTCAGATCGCGAAACGGTCCGGCGCGACAATGATGCTTTCCGCACTGACTTGTCCCGACAGTGCCTTGCATCATTGAAAGCGGCAGAAGTGCGTTTCACGCCGCTTCCAAACCAGAACTTCGCCGGTGGATGCCGCACGATCGACACGATCAAGCTCATGTCCTTTTCGCCCGAAGCGACCAATTTGGGTCCAATGACCTGCCCTTTGGCTGCCAACTTCGCGGCCTGGGCAAAACATGCTGTCCGCCCCGCCGCCCAAGCCTATCTGGGCAGTGAGGTCGTGCGGATCGAAACCATGGGAACCTATAACTGCCGCAACGTCAATGGCGGCCGCAGCGGCAAGCTTTCCGAACATGCTTTTGGCAATGCCGTGGACATTTCCGCCTTCATATTGCGCGACGGCCGGCGCGTTTCTGTGCTGAACGGATGGAACGGCCGCAGTGACGAACGCGCATTTCTGCGTCGTTTGCATCAATCCGCCTGCAAGCGCTTTGGCACGGTATTGGGGCCCGATTATAACAGCGCGCATGCCAACCATTTTCATTTCGACATGGCGCAATCCATGAATGATGGCAGTGCTTATTGTCGATGACAGGGTGGATATTGCCAACCAAAGCGCTTATCTCAACCAAAATGACACAAAAAGATTTGCAAGATCGCCGCTTCTACAAAGCGAAACAAGAAGCCAAGTTTGCCAAAGACCTAACGCCGGAAACTCCGCAAACCCTCAGTAAATCCTACAAGCTGGCATTTCAGGACAGTGAATTTCTGCTCCGCGAAGAATTGAGGCCGGTGCGCTTTCAGCTCGAGTTGCTGAAACCCGAAATGCTTCTGGATGAAGCGGCTGTTGCCTCCACCCTCGTGATTTACGGGTCCGCCCGCATCCCCGCGCCCGATGCTGTTGATGCACTTTTCGTCAACGCGACCGATGACCGCGAACGGACCATCGCAGAGCGCATGAAGGAAAAGTCACAATATTATGAAGAGGCCCGAAAATTAGCCCAATTGGCGAGCAGCAGCCACATCAAGGACGAAGATGGCAAACGCCATTTCGTAGTCTGTTCCGGCGGAGGGCCGTCAATCATGGAAGCTGCAAATCGCGGCGCGCGCGATGTGGGCGCAGACACGATCGGGCTAAACATCGTCCTGCCGCACGAACAGGCACCCAATGAATATGTGACTCCGGACCTCAGCTTCCGTTTCCACTATTTTGCGCTGCGTAAGATGCACTTCCTGTTGCGCGCCCGCGCCGTCGCGGTCTTCCCGGGCGGATTTGGCACCTTTGACGAATTTTTCGAACTGCTGACACTGGTCCAGACTGGCAAGATCGAACCGATGCCGATCCTGCTGTTTGGCAAGCAGTTCTGGGAACGGGTGGTGAATTTTGAGGAATTGATGCTTGAAGGGGTGATCAGCCCCAAGGATCTTGACCTTTTCCAGATGGTCGAAACCGCCGAACAAGCGTGGGCCGAAATCGTAGCGTTTTACGATCTGGAGGAATGCGACTGATCGCAATCAATACCCTCCCCCATAAGGGAGGGGGCAACGCTTATTTTTGCGCGGCCAAATAATCGATCAAGATTTTGCGCTCTTCGGCATTGTTGATGCCGGCAAATGCCATCTTCGTCCCCGGAATCGCCTTACGCGGATTTTCCAGATACGCATCGAGCGTAGCAGCATCCCATACGCCGCCATGCGTCTTCATCGCCACGGAGTAATTATAGCCGTCTGCGGAACCGACTGCCTTGCCGACAATGCCGTGCAGGTTCGGGCCAACACCATGCAGTGCGTCCTTCTGAACCTTGTGACAGGCGGCGCATTTGGCGAAGCTCTTTTCACCCGCCATTGCTGTCGACGCAGCAGGATCGGCGCCGGCGGTTGCCGACGCACCGCCTTCAGGCGCTGCGGCTTCCTGCTGACCGCCACCGCCACAGGCCGCAAGAGCCAGTGTGAGTGCGACGACCGTCAGCCGGACCTTCATTTCGCGGGAGCCTCTGCAGCAGCGGGAGCGGCAGCAGCAGCCTCGGCTTCACCCTCGGCAGGAGCAGCGGCAGCCTCACCTTCAGCAGGTGCAGCAGCCGGCGGCGGCGGGAGTGGCAGGTTCGAGCCCTGCGCGTTCAGATACAGCAAGAGTGACGCGCGCTCTTCAGGATTGCCGAGGCCGGCAAAGCTCATCTTGGTGCCGGGGGCATATTTTTTGGGGTTGGCCAACCACCTGTCCATATTTTCCCAGTCCCACATGCCGGGTGCCTTCAGCAACGCTTCGGAGTAAGCGAAACCGGCAATATGACCATGCTTCTGTCCCATGACAGCGTAGAGGTTGGGACCGATGCCATTGGCACCGCCTTGATTGATTGTATGGCAGGCCATGCACTTCTTATAAATGGCTTCGCCTTTCGCTATGTCGGCAGAGGCGAGCAAAGTGGCCAAAGGCACGGCAGCTTCACCGCCGCCTTCACCGCTCTCGACGCCCTGGATCACATAACCCTGCTTGCCCTCACCGGGCACATCGCCGTGGATGATCTTGCCGAACAGGATGGAACCACCGAGTGCCACGATGCCCGCTGCCAGCACCCAACCTGCGATGGTATTGTTGCGATCTGCCATATGAGAATTACCCTGATTTTCCGATATGGGCCCCGCGAAAAGCGGCCCTGATTGATTCCCTCGCTCCTCTAGTGCGCCAACCCCGCGCGTGCAATAGGCCAAATCCCGCTTGCCCGCCTGTTATTGCTCGCCTATCGGCCTGCCATATCATGGAAAGCTATCCAAAGAGCGCTCTCAACCTTGTCCGCGAAATGACGGCAGAGGCAATTGCAACCCCGGCGCGCGCAGTTGCGTTTCAGGGTGCGCCAGGGGCAAACTCGCATCTAGCGGCACTTGAAGTTGATCCGGATTGCCTTCCCTTACCCTGTTTTTCGTTCGAGGACGCCATTGACGCAGTGAAGGAAGGCCGCGCTGATCGCGCTGTCATCCCCATTGAAAACTCGCTGCATGGCCGCGTTGCCGACATCCATTTCCTGCTGCCGGAAAGCGGGCTTTCGATCATAGGCGAGCATTTCATGCGGATACGCCACTGCCTTCTGGCTAAAAGTGCGGATGCCAAACTCACCACAGCGATGAGCCATCCGCAAGCGCTGGGCCAATGCCGCCATTATCTTCGGGCAAAGGGGATCACGCCTATTGCCTATGCCGACACAGCTGCGGCCGCCGCCTTTGTTGCCGACGGCGATGATCTGGGCGCTTCGGCTGTCGCTCCGCCCATCGCGGCCGAATTATATGGCTTGCACATGATCGAGCATGGCATCGAGGACGATGATCGCAATACCACCCGTTTTGTTGTGCTATCGCGCGACGCCGCTGTACCAGATCAAGATGCGGGCCAGTTGATGACGACATTCATCTTTGAGGTGAAGAACATTCCCGCCGCACTCTATAAAGCAATGGGCGGCTTTGCGACCAACGGCATCAATATGACCAAGCTGGAGAGCTATCAGAATGGCGCGAGCTTTTCTGCAACCGAATTCTTCGCGGATATCGAAGGTGCGCCCGGGGACCCAGCGGTTGACCGCGCGCTTGATGAATTGCGTTTCCATTGCAACAAGGTTCGCCTGTTAGGCACCTATCCGCAGGCCCGCAAAAGGGGCTAGGCCACCAATTCGTCCGCCTTTGTCTGCGCCTTTTCCGGTTCGGCAAAGGCCATCACCGGCTTCCCGACCATCTCATGCGGCTCAGGAAAACCGGCAGGGCGATTCTTGTCGCGTTTCTGGACGTTCCAGACCAGCCCCATCTTGCCCAGCGTTTCGATCGTCCAGCCGTTGAAATCCAGTTCCCACCAGCCGACCCGATTGGAGGCCGCGCGGGGCTGTGCGTGATGGTTATTGTGCCAGCCATCGCCCAGTGTGAGGATGGTGATGAACCAGTTGTTCGTGGCCTTGCCCACATCATGATAGCGGCGATAGCCGAAATAATGCGCAAGGCTGTTGGTGCCCATCACCCCGTTCAGGAAAATGAAGGTGCGTAAAAACCCGCCGATCAGCACGGTGCCGACGACATGTTCCGGTCCGCCAAAGGCAAGTGCCCATGCAGCGGGCAGAAGGACCAGTGAGAAGGCAACCCAGAACCAGCGGGTGCGATGACAGAACTCTACGACGGGATCGCCGACCAGACCCTTACCATAAAGACGCATGTCGGTGTGGGCATTATCCCATAACCAGCCGAGATGCGAAATCAGCAATCCCTTGAACGGGCCCATCCGCCTACCATGGCCGTCAACATGCGGGCTGTGCAAATCGCCCACTTCATCGGAAAAGGCATGGTGCCGCCTGTGGTCGGCGGCCCATTTCTTGACAGACCCCTGACAGGCCATTTGCCCGCAAATGCCGATCAGATAGCGCATCCACAGGGATGTTTCGAAGGAGCGGTGTGTGAAATAGCGGTGAAAACCGCAGGACAACCCATAATTGATGATCAGATAGCCGGAAATGAAGGCCGACCATTCCACCCACCCGCTTGGGTTTGTGAACAGCCACCAGACCGCCGCCAAGGCACCTCCAACCTGCAAGATCGCAAGAATGCTATATTCAAGCTGTTTGGATCGCGCAGTAGGGCCGCCAATCAATACGCCCGGATGGGGCTGCCCCTTGTCGGCAAGTTCCCACTGCCGATCAGTCGGATAAAGTCCCGTGGTGCCTTTCGGCATGAGCAAACCCCCCATTTGAGACGCCACCAACGTCTAAAGTGCTATACAAGCAGCGCTTTTGTCAATCCTATTCACATATGACGACGGTCGAACCGATATTGACTGAGATGGCAAGCTGTATTATACAGATAATACACATGGAGGTAAGGCTTGTGAAAAAATGGATCGCTATTCTCCCGCTAGCGCTCTGCCTGGCAGCATGCAGCGGATCGGATGAACCGGAACAGGGCACGTCGTTAAACGTCGACGCCACGACCGAAACAGGTTCGACAGTCGAGATTTCCGCCGATGGAAAAACAGGGAATGTCGGCGTCAAGGTTCCCGGCTTCGATGCCAATATCCGCCTGCCCAAAAAGCTGCTCAACGACAGTGATTTCGACATTGACGGGGTGAAGCTCTATCCTGGATCGACGGTCGAAACCGTCAATATTGCTGCCCATGAAAAGGGGGACAAGCGGCAATCCGATGTACGCGTCGGCTTCACATCACCTGCCGAACCGGCGAAGGTGGCCGGCTGGCTGCGCGAACAATTTGCCAAGCAGTCGATCCCGGTTTCAGGCGATGCGGCAAGCCTTTCGGGCAAGACGAAAGACGGCGAAACCTTTACAATCGACCTGGAACCGTCGGACAACGGCAAGACCAGCGGGACGGTGAATATCCGCGAATGATCAGTTGGCGCCTGGCTGTTGCGTCACGCGCAACAAATTGACGTCATAACCCAAGGTCGCGGCCCGCTGCTTCATCGCATCAAGCGCAGCCTCGCCCGGTTTTGGCTGGCGATGCAGCAGCCACAAATAGCGCCCGCTCGGCTCTCCAACGATCGCCCAGCTATAGTCATCAGCCCGGTCGAGTACCCAATAATCGCCATAAAATGGGCCAAAAAAGGAAACGCGCAATTTGGCATTGCCCGATCCTTCGACGATTTTGGCCTTGCCTGTCGCGCTCGTCAGCTTTCCGCCAAGGCCGTTCTTGCGACAGCTGTTGAGAACCTTGATCTGCCCGGGGCCAGACAGGCTGTAATCCGCCGTCACGCCTTCGCAGCCTTTTTGAAAGCCGGCCTCATAGCGGGCAAGTTCGTACCAGCGACCGAGATAGCGATCGAGGTCGACTGCCTTGGCAGGCTGCGGCACGGCCGTGTTGCCGACTGGCCCAGCCTCCAGCGTTGAACAGGCAGCGAGAGGCAAGGCAAGGAGCAGAAACGCGAGGATTTTTTTCATCATGGCACAACCTGCGCCGCCACCATAGGTTCCGCGATAGCGGATTTATCCCTAATGGGCCGCGCCCCAGCTCGGCCCTGTCCCGATCTCGACACCCAGCGGGACGGTCAGTTTGACCAGCGGTTCGGCAGCATTGGACATCACCGTTTCAATCAGCTTGCGCGCAGCAGGCACATCGCCTTCAGGCAGTTCAAACACCAGTTCATCATGCACCTGCAAAAGCATCTTTACATTGGGAAGGCCTGCTTCGATCAGCGCCGGCCCCATTCGCACCATCGCCCGCTTGATAATGTCGGCGCTTGTTCCCTGAATCGGAGCGTTGATCGCCGCGCGCTCGCTGCCCTGCCGTTCGGCCTGGTTCGGCGACGTGATCCGCGGGAACCAGCATTTGCGACCAAACA
This portion of the Sphingobium sp. genome encodes:
- a CDS encoding ferric reductase-like transmembrane domain-containing protein, whose translation is MRTIINNRILFWIVLGLPALALLFEFSLGRIDMMDMIHPTGEWSARLMIFAMILSPLVSLLGAQKWLQWLVVRRRAIGVAAFIYAVLHLVFYLIDMGNLDDILAEWLAPGIWTGWAAFLLMLPLALTSNDRSMRLLRAGWKKLQRLVYPAAVLTLLHWIWVHNSYTAALAHFVPLGLVLLARFIKKPLIPLTPQGV
- a CDS encoding extensin family protein; translated protein: MSRSIAILLLALLVTACGGRSDRETVRRDNDAFRTDLSRQCLASLKAAEVRFTPLPNQNFAGGCRTIDTIKLMSFSPEATNLGPMTCPLAANFAAWAKHAVRPAAQAYLGSEVVRIETMGTYNCRNVNGGRSGKLSEHAFGNAVDISAFILRDGRRVSVLNGWNGRSDERAFLRRLHQSACKRFGTVLGPDYNSAHANHFHFDMAQSMNDGSAYCR
- a CDS encoding LOG family protein translates to MTQKDLQDRRFYKAKQEAKFAKDLTPETPQTLSKSYKLAFQDSEFLLREELRPVRFQLELLKPEMLLDEAAVASTLVIYGSARIPAPDAVDALFVNATDDRERTIAERMKEKSQYYEEARKLAQLASSSHIKDEDGKRHFVVCSGGGPSIMEAANRGARDVGADTIGLNIVLPHEQAPNEYVTPDLSFRFHYFALRKMHFLLRARAVAVFPGGFGTFDEFFELLTLVQTGKIEPMPILLFGKQFWERVVNFEELMLEGVISPKDLDLFQMVETAEQAWAEIVAFYDLEECD
- a CDS encoding cytochrome c family protein yields the protein MKVRLTVVALTLALAACGGGGQQEAAAPEGGASATAGADPAASTAMAGEKSFAKCAACHKVQKDALHGVGPNLHGIVGKAVGSADGYNYSVAMKTHGGVWDAATLDAYLENPRKAIPGTKMAFAGINNAEERKILIDYLAAQK
- a CDS encoding cytochrome c family protein — encoded protein: MADRNNTIAGWVLAAGIVALGGSILFGKIIHGDVPGEGKQGYVIQGVESGEGGGEAAVPLATLLASADIAKGEAIYKKCMACHTINQGGANGIGPNLYAVMGQKHGHIAGFAYSEALLKAPGMWDWENMDRWLANPKKYAPGTKMSFAGLGNPEERASLLLYLNAQGSNLPLPPPPAAAPAEGEAAAAPAEGEAEAAAAAPAAAEAPAK
- a CDS encoding prephenate dehydratase → MESYPKSALNLVREMTAEAIATPARAVAFQGAPGANSHLAALEVDPDCLPLPCFSFEDAIDAVKEGRADRAVIPIENSLHGRVADIHFLLPESGLSIIGEHFMRIRHCLLAKSADAKLTTAMSHPQALGQCRHYLRAKGITPIAYADTAAAAAFVADGDDLGASAVAPPIAAELYGLHMIEHGIEDDDRNTTRFVVLSRDAAVPDQDAGQLMTTFIFEVKNIPAALYKAMGGFATNGINMTKLESYQNGASFSATEFFADIEGAPGDPAVDRALDELRFHCNKVRLLGTYPQARKRG
- a CDS encoding acyl-CoA desaturase, which encodes MPKGTTGLYPTDRQWELADKGQPHPGVLIGGPTARSKQLEYSILAILQVGGALAAVWWLFTNPSGWVEWSAFISGYLIINYGLSCGFHRYFTHRSFETSLWMRYLIGICGQMACQGSVKKWAADHRRHHAFSDEVGDLHSPHVDGHGRRMGPFKGLLISHLGWLWDNAHTDMRLYGKGLVGDPVVEFCHRTRWFWVAFSLVLLPAAWALAFGGPEHVVGTVLIGGFLRTFIFLNGVMGTNSLAHYFGYRRYHDVGKATNNWFITILTLGDGWHNNHHAQPRAASNRVGWWELDFNGWTIETLGKMGLVWNVQKRDKNRPAGFPEPHEMVGKPVMAFAEPEKAQTKADELVA
- a CDS encoding lipocalin family protein, with amino-acid sequence MMKKILAFLLLALPLAACSTLEAGPVGNTAVPQPAKAVDLDRYLGRWYELARYEAGFQKGCEGVTADYSLSGPGQIKVLNSCRKNGLGGKLTSATGKAKIVEGSGNAKLRVSFFGPFYGDYWVLDRADDYSWAIVGEPSGRYLWLLHRQPKPGEAALDAMKQRAATLGYDVNLLRVTQQPGAN